One segment of Allorhodopirellula heiligendammensis DNA contains the following:
- a CDS encoding ribulokinase: MLHTPERTSVDTDAASMTHPISLGLDFGTESVRAVLVDSTGKQHGTATVPYAHGQITSSLPGGSEPLPPHYALQAPQDWVDSAAEATRAAIAQAGITADRVIGVGVDFTSCTMLPTTRAGTPLCDLETFRGTALAWPKLWKHHGAMKQTAHMNEVATARNESFLKRYGGTIGLEWFFPKMLETIEDAPEVAAAAEIWIEAGDWFVWQLVGGPADSLARSTCQAGYKAMWSAAEGYPSQEYFSAVSPQLAAAVENCLPGEMRSPGERAGSLSDAMAERFGLAPGIAVSTAIIDAHAAVPGVGAGDPGTLVMVMGTSSCHMLNSHTLADITGVAGVVDGGILPGLYGYETGQAAVGDAFAWLRNLLGLESFDSLSESAMQLPPGAEGVTCLDWMNGCRTPLMDGELRGAFTGLGLHHSGEHLYLAMLEASAFGLRWIVELLREGGVEINRLIATGGLPHHNRAFIEVYADVIGCEIEIHPSTQATAVGAAVLGMIAAGSQASGFSEIAAAATAMAAAPQSQFDVVSPRADRAEKYNGLYRRYRDLATAVADGL, from the coding sequence GTGCTGCACACCCCTGAACGCACCTCTGTCGACACTGATGCAGCCAGCATGACCCACCCCATCTCCCTTGGACTCGATTTCGGTACCGAATCTGTCCGTGCTGTATTGGTCGATTCGACTGGCAAACAGCACGGTACAGCGACGGTCCCGTACGCTCACGGCCAGATCACCTCCTCGCTGCCGGGCGGCTCGGAACCATTGCCGCCCCACTACGCTTTGCAAGCTCCGCAGGATTGGGTCGACTCGGCTGCCGAGGCCACGCGGGCGGCGATTGCCCAGGCGGGCATCACTGCCGATCGCGTGATTGGCGTCGGCGTCGACTTCACCAGTTGCACGATGTTGCCTACCACGCGTGCGGGGACGCCGCTGTGCGATTTGGAGACGTTTCGTGGCACGGCGCTCGCCTGGCCGAAGTTATGGAAGCATCATGGGGCGATGAAGCAGACGGCACACATGAACGAGGTCGCGACGGCCCGCAACGAGTCGTTTCTAAAACGCTACGGCGGCACGATTGGGCTGGAATGGTTCTTTCCCAAAATGCTCGAAACGATCGAGGATGCTCCTGAGGTCGCAGCAGCCGCTGAGATTTGGATCGAGGCCGGTGATTGGTTCGTCTGGCAACTCGTCGGCGGACCTGCTGACTCACTCGCTCGCTCGACATGCCAGGCGGGCTACAAAGCGATGTGGTCGGCAGCGGAGGGATATCCATCGCAGGAGTATTTCTCAGCGGTTTCGCCGCAGCTCGCCGCCGCAGTTGAAAACTGCCTGCCGGGCGAAATGCGGTCCCCCGGTGAACGGGCTGGTAGCTTGAGCGACGCGATGGCAGAGCGATTTGGCTTGGCTCCTGGCATCGCTGTTTCTACTGCGATCATCGACGCGCATGCTGCTGTTCCGGGCGTGGGTGCGGGCGACCCGGGCACTCTCGTCATGGTGATGGGGACCAGCAGTTGTCACATGCTCAACTCCCACACGCTGGCGGATATCACCGGGGTCGCCGGGGTTGTCGATGGCGGAATCTTGCCTGGGTTGTATGGTTACGAGACCGGCCAAGCGGCGGTAGGCGATGCGTTCGCATGGCTGCGAAACCTGCTCGGATTAGAATCGTTTGATTCGCTGTCCGAATCGGCCATGCAACTGCCTCCAGGGGCGGAGGGGGTGACTTGTTTGGATTGGATGAATGGTTGCCGCACACCGTTGATGGATGGCGAGTTGCGAGGCGCGTTCACTGGTCTGGGGCTGCATCACAGCGGCGAGCACCTGTACCTCGCGATGTTGGAGGCCTCTGCCTTTGGACTCCGCTGGATCGTGGAGTTGCTGCGCGAGGGTGGAGTGGAAATCAACCGCCTCATCGCCACCGGTGGACTGCCGCATCACAACCGCGCATTTATTGAAGTCTACGCGGATGTGATTGGCTGCGAGATTGAAATTCATCCCTCTACTCAGGCAACGGCGGTTGGTGCCGCCGTTCTAGGGATGATCGCAGCGGGCTCTCAAGCCAGCGGTTTTAGTGAAATCGCTGCTGCCGCAACCGCCATGGCAGCAGCGCCGCAATCCCAGTTTGACGTCGTCAGTCCTCGTGCTGACCGTGCTGAAAAGTACAACGGACTGTACCGGAGATACCGAGATCTGGCCACCGCCGTGGCCGACGGGCTCTAG
- a CDS encoding L-fucose/L-arabinose isomerase family protein has translation MSTASSHSNMPITLVASGDLRDSANQVCWEAQQAMEKQLTTAISRFGRTVVRGHEFDETRGHGFIRSQRQGMDVFRGIDPDSPVIVAEAVWQYSHHVLAGLISHRGPILTVANWSGQWPGLVGLLNLNGSLAKAGVKYCSLWSETFDDDAFLEKLQSWLDTGALTHDTSHVAPFDLMACDDQSRAVGQIVAQTLQRDQAIMGVFDEGCMGMFNAIIPDSLLNPLGIFKERLSQSALYHETRNVSDGEAQKVRDWLDDQGMTFHTGPDHTNDLTDAQILDQCRMYIATLRIADDFGCDCVGIQYQQGLKDLLPASDLVEGMLNDSVRPAVMSHDGSRELFAGRPLTHFNEVDECAGVDGLLTERIHRALGQPVENTLHDLRWSDRDASGTVDSEVWVLEISGAVPASHFAGGWADAEGFRQPPMYFPSGGSTVRGISKPGSVVWSRIFVADGRLKMDIGRATAVALPAEETQRRWDSTTPVWPVMHAVLHGVTRDQMMARHHANHIQVAYANSEAEADLAMQAKAVAAAELGIEVFQCGGAK, from the coding sequence ATGTCTACTGCATCATCCCATTCCAACATGCCGATTACACTCGTTGCTTCGGGCGACTTACGCGACTCTGCCAACCAAGTCTGCTGGGAAGCTCAGCAGGCCATGGAGAAGCAGCTCACTACCGCGATCAGTCGCTTCGGCCGCACCGTCGTTCGCGGTCACGAGTTTGACGAAACTCGAGGGCATGGTTTCATCCGTTCGCAGCGACAAGGGATGGACGTGTTCCGCGGCATCGACCCCGATTCGCCTGTGATCGTCGCCGAAGCTGTGTGGCAGTACTCCCATCACGTGCTCGCTGGATTGATCTCGCACCGCGGGCCAATTCTCACGGTGGCGAATTGGTCGGGACAATGGCCGGGCTTGGTGGGACTCCTGAATCTGAACGGTTCGTTGGCCAAGGCGGGGGTGAAGTATTGCTCGCTCTGGAGTGAGACTTTCGACGATGACGCTTTCCTGGAGAAATTGCAGTCGTGGCTTGATACGGGGGCGCTCACCCACGACACTTCCCACGTCGCCCCGTTCGATCTTATGGCGTGTGATGATCAATCGCGTGCCGTCGGCCAAATCGTTGCTCAGACGTTGCAACGCGACCAAGCAATCATGGGTGTGTTTGATGAGGGTTGCATGGGCATGTTCAATGCGATTATCCCAGACTCTCTACTCAACCCGCTCGGCATTTTTAAGGAACGGCTTAGCCAGTCGGCGTTGTATCACGAAACCCGGAATGTGTCCGATGGCGAGGCGCAGAAAGTCCGCGATTGGCTGGATGATCAAGGCATGACGTTTCATACCGGACCTGATCATACGAACGATCTCACGGACGCTCAAATTCTAGATCAGTGCCGCATGTATATCGCGACGCTCCGGATCGCCGATGACTTCGGCTGTGATTGTGTTGGCATCCAGTACCAGCAGGGGCTCAAGGATTTGTTGCCGGCGAGCGATCTCGTCGAAGGCATGCTTAACGACTCGGTACGGCCAGCGGTGATGTCCCACGACGGATCACGGGAGCTGTTTGCGGGACGTCCACTAACGCACTTTAACGAGGTTGACGAGTGCGCGGGAGTTGATGGATTGTTAACCGAGCGCATCCATCGTGCCCTCGGCCAGCCGGTGGAGAACACGTTGCATGACTTGCGATGGTCCGATCGAGATGCCTCCGGCACGGTCGACAGCGAAGTATGGGTGCTGGAGATCAGTGGCGCGGTGCCCGCATCGCACTTTGCCGGTGGCTGGGCAGATGCGGAAGGCTTTCGTCAACCGCCGATGTATTTCCCCAGTGGCGGTAGTACCGTGCGCGGTATCTCGAAGCCAGGTTCGGTCGTTTGGTCACGAATCTTTGTCGCTGATGGACGTTTGAAGATGGATATCGGCCGAGCTACGGCCGTCGCGCTGCCCGCCGAGGAGACTCAACGTCGCTGGGACAGCACGACGCCCGTGTGGCCGGTCATGCACGCGGTGCTGCACGGCGTGACGCGAGACCAAATGATGGCGCGGCACCACGCCAATCACATCCAAGTCGCCTACGCCAACTCAGAAGCCGAAGCCGACCTCGCCATGCAGGCGAAGGCTGTCGCAGCGGCTGAGCTTGGGATCGAAGTGTTTCAGTGTGGGGGAGCGAAGTAG
- a CDS encoding AAA family ATPase: protein MRTIKRLRAANGVIWLVIIFLGCAITLSQVILDRDKSALIFAFLSVCGWTFWYCFSTWLFGMRRHVARFMQRPIADLTFVDKHISMNRLADVVRAMQEHCEESPSQPLLAMAAGFDLKSLRVSNPTIDDVAWRTVDIDGGKLINIPENAVFFLHIGDQKCIVKATFENNAFDEEEEYSNRKVNPLQLCADTIEQANSLMQWLLARSSQASIFRGHAVQVHAPFGSKSTTVRIVDRPTATRGELVLPDEVLSLAETLLLTRAKHRHRLAGFGHSSRLGLLFYGPPGTGKTLVTKYLLSKLVDHTVIVPTDLEPETLRECFRLAAYLEPTVVIVEDVDLLATNRTQANGRLEGLQELMNEMDGLSSSSDTMVILSTNRPDVLEPALASRPGRVSQAIEFPLPDQQARLRLLELFLTPAHAKELAAGDASELVHSAALDLSSWAARTDRASPAFLQELCKRALLLACNETDSDAIVVTDQIMREAIHQLVVTGGKLNTNVLGFPDAESVGT from the coding sequence ATGAGAACCATTAAACGCCTACGAGCTGCCAATGGCGTTATTTGGCTCGTGATTATTTTTCTGGGCTGTGCCATCACGCTCAGTCAGGTCATTCTTGATCGCGACAAATCCGCGCTGATATTCGCCTTTCTATCTGTTTGCGGGTGGACGTTCTGGTACTGTTTTTCAACTTGGCTGTTCGGGATGCGCCGGCATGTCGCCCGTTTCATGCAGCGACCCATCGCTGACCTGACGTTTGTTGACAAACATATCTCCATGAATCGGCTCGCCGACGTGGTTCGAGCGATGCAGGAGCACTGTGAGGAATCCCCGTCGCAGCCTCTACTGGCGATGGCCGCCGGATTCGATCTGAAATCGCTGCGTGTCAGCAACCCGACCATTGACGACGTCGCGTGGCGGACGGTGGATATCGATGGTGGAAAGCTCATCAACATTCCCGAGAACGCAGTCTTCTTTTTACATATCGGAGACCAAAAATGCATTGTCAAAGCTACGTTCGAAAACAATGCATTCGACGAGGAGGAGGAGTATTCCAATCGCAAGGTCAACCCACTGCAACTCTGCGCTGACACAATTGAGCAAGCCAATTCGTTGATGCAGTGGCTGTTGGCTCGGTCCAGCCAAGCATCGATTTTTCGCGGGCACGCCGTGCAGGTTCATGCCCCCTTTGGCTCCAAGTCGACTACTGTCCGGATTGTCGATCGTCCAACAGCAACACGAGGTGAGCTCGTTCTCCCTGACGAAGTTTTATCTCTTGCCGAGACCCTGTTGCTTACGCGTGCCAAACATCGCCATCGCTTGGCAGGATTCGGCCATTCGTCGCGACTCGGTCTCTTGTTTTATGGACCACCGGGCACAGGCAAGACGTTGGTGACCAAGTATTTACTTTCGAAATTGGTCGACCATACGGTCATTGTCCCCACCGATCTGGAACCGGAAACCTTGCGGGAATGCTTTCGGCTGGCGGCATACTTGGAGCCGACCGTTGTCATCGTTGAGGACGTTGACCTCTTAGCCACCAACCGTACGCAGGCCAACGGTCGGCTAGAGGGATTGCAAGAGTTAATGAATGAAATGGATGGGCTGTCGTCGAGCAGCGATACGATGGTAATTCTCTCGACAAATCGACCTGATGTACTGGAGCCTGCACTCGCGTCACGCCCCGGCAGAGTGTCGCAGGCCATCGAATTCCCACTACCCGATCAACAAGCTCGATTGCGATTGCTGGAGCTTTTTCTCACTCCAGCGCATGCAAAGGAACTTGCCGCCGGCGATGCAAGCGAATTGGTGCATTCGGCCGCACTCGACCTCTCGTCTTGGGCGGCACGCACAGACCGAGCCAGCCCCGCGTTCCTGCAAGAACTCTGCAAACGAGCGTTGCTACTCGCTTGCAACGAAACGGACTCGGACGCGATTGTCGTTACCGATCAAATCATGCGTGAAGCGATCCACCAGCTCGTCGTTACGGGTGGCAAACTCAACACGAACGTGCTTGGATTCCCGGACGCTGAATCGGTAGGGACGTAG
- a CDS encoding DUF1592 domain-containing protein, which translates to MLAIRFATILLLLLAGDLVARAESLQATFEETVRPVLQANCVECHNGETTEGDLDLSADDNLASVIKNFRRWSGVLDRLEAGEMPPEDAEHQPSPAERAAVIAWIEQVKVAEAARTKGDPGIVLPHRLSSSEYNYTIRDLTGVDIQPAAAFPVDPANEAGFDNSGESLAMSPALLKKYLGAASKVAEHLALTPSGFEFAPHPVITPTDRDKFCVNRIIDFYRRQRTDYAVYFETLWRFQNREELGHGDATLTQLSRERGLSERYCKTLWQLLGDEVEADEAVGPIAALRLSFHELPDASTPENISAAVAGCQTMASFVSSLRASLVPEVANLTSPKIHNGSQALVLWKNRQFVANRRRYIDSELPRGDFGLKQESQAANAMAVGDDTDVTAYKKGLTQFCDVFPDEFFVSERARVYLDQKSEKKLKGRFLSAGFHSQMGYFRDDAPLGDLMLDDEDRAELDRLWLELDFVASAPMRQYAGFIWFDRTDSVFMRDRVFDRYRAEDKDCTSAEKVAGLADEYCAKAERAGASDQALAALRYYFDDMNKTFRYLEKLSIESQPRQVDALIEFAERAYRRPLSAGEVASIRSFYDSMRQDEGLSHENAIRDGVIAVLMSPHFCYRIDESRDAAREGASADTAAAAVQPLSDYSLANRLSYFFWSSMPDDELLELAANDRLHEPDVILAQTRRLLADDRVDGFVTEFAGNWLDFRRFTEHNGVDRERFPVFTDELRHAMAEEPIRFCRDLIARDGSVLDFLYAEYTFVNPVLAQHYGAEPELLSDASEQWIRWDGARQHGRGGLLPMAVFLTHNSSGLRTSPVQRGNWLIKRMLGEKVPAPPATVPDLPSDESKLGDLTLRETLARHRQDVACAGCHNRIDSMGLVFEGYGPIGEVRDVDLGGRAIDDSAVFPDDSEGSGLVGVLAYIQTSREDDFIDNLCRKLLAFGLGRTLQLSDESIIADMKQKLVDNDYRFSSMMDVIVTSPAFLNKRIRISPDETVSIP; encoded by the coding sequence ATGCTCGCGATACGTTTCGCCACGATTCTTCTGCTCTTGTTGGCTGGCGATTTGGTCGCCCGGGCGGAGTCTTTACAGGCCACTTTTGAAGAGACCGTGCGCCCGGTTCTGCAGGCCAATTGCGTCGAATGCCACAACGGTGAAACCACCGAGGGCGATCTAGACTTGAGTGCTGATGATAATCTGGCCTCCGTCATTAAAAATTTTCGTCGCTGGTCGGGCGTTTTGGATCGATTGGAGGCGGGGGAGATGCCGCCTGAGGATGCCGAACATCAGCCTAGCCCTGCCGAACGTGCGGCCGTGATTGCATGGATCGAGCAAGTGAAAGTTGCCGAAGCGGCGCGGACCAAGGGAGATCCGGGCATCGTGCTCCCGCACCGGCTCAGCAGCAGTGAGTACAATTACACGATTCGCGATTTGACTGGCGTCGATATCCAACCTGCCGCCGCATTTCCGGTCGATCCCGCCAACGAAGCCGGATTTGATAACTCCGGTGAATCGCTAGCCATGTCCCCTGCCCTGCTGAAGAAGTATCTAGGTGCGGCCAGCAAAGTCGCGGAACATTTGGCCCTGACTCCGAGTGGATTTGAGTTCGCACCTCATCCGGTCATCACACCCACCGACCGCGACAAGTTTTGCGTCAACCGCATCATCGATTTCTATCGACGCCAGCGAACTGACTACGCTGTTTACTTTGAAACGTTATGGCGGTTTCAGAACCGTGAGGAGCTTGGCCATGGTGACGCAACGCTTACGCAATTATCGCGTGAGCGTGGACTCAGCGAACGCTACTGCAAAACACTCTGGCAATTATTGGGCGATGAAGTTGAGGCTGATGAAGCTGTTGGACCGATCGCGGCATTGCGACTGTCATTTCACGAACTGCCCGATGCTTCGACCCCCGAGAATATCTCGGCGGCGGTCGCGGGATGTCAGACCATGGCTTCGTTCGTTTCGAGTCTGCGGGCATCGCTGGTTCCTGAGGTTGCCAACTTGACCTCTCCGAAAATCCACAACGGGTCGCAAGCTTTGGTGCTGTGGAAGAACCGTCAATTCGTCGCCAATCGACGTCGCTACATTGACAGCGAATTACCTCGAGGCGACTTTGGACTCAAGCAGGAGTCCCAGGCTGCCAACGCGATGGCGGTCGGCGATGATACGGACGTCACGGCGTATAAGAAAGGTTTGACACAGTTTTGCGATGTTTTCCCGGATGAGTTCTTTGTTTCCGAGCGGGCCCGTGTGTACCTCGATCAAAAGAGCGAGAAGAAGTTGAAGGGGCGATTTCTGAGTGCGGGTTTCCATAGCCAGATGGGATACTTTCGCGACGACGCGCCCCTCGGCGACTTGATGCTTGATGACGAGGATCGAGCCGAACTCGACCGACTGTGGTTGGAATTGGACTTTGTGGCGTCCGCACCGATGCGTCAGTACGCTGGGTTTATTTGGTTCGACCGGACGGACTCGGTGTTCATGCGCGACCGGGTCTTTGATCGCTATCGAGCTGAAGATAAAGACTGCACATCGGCAGAGAAGGTCGCCGGGTTGGCGGATGAATATTGCGCCAAGGCCGAGCGGGCGGGCGCGAGCGACCAGGCTCTCGCTGCCCTCCGATATTACTTTGACGACATGAACAAGACGTTTCGATATCTCGAGAAGCTCAGTATTGAGTCGCAGCCTCGTCAGGTGGATGCGTTGATCGAGTTCGCCGAACGCGCCTATCGACGTCCATTGTCCGCCGGCGAAGTCGCATCGATCCGTTCGTTCTACGATTCCATGCGGCAGGATGAGGGGCTCAGTCATGAGAATGCCATTCGCGATGGGGTGATCGCGGTGTTGATGTCCCCGCATTTCTGTTATCGCATTGATGAGTCCAGAGATGCGGCGCGGGAAGGGGCTTCAGCAGACACGGCGGCAGCCGCAGTCCAGCCGTTGAGCGATTATTCGCTCGCCAATCGGCTGAGTTATTTTTTCTGGTCGAGCATGCCCGATGACGAACTGCTGGAACTGGCCGCGAACGATCGACTGCACGAACCCGACGTGATACTCGCCCAGACCCGGCGTCTGCTCGCTGACGATCGTGTGGATGGTTTTGTTACCGAGTTTGCCGGTAACTGGCTCGACTTCCGTCGTTTTACCGAGCATAACGGTGTGGACCGCGAGCGGTTTCCTGTGTTTACCGACGAACTGCGACACGCGATGGCGGAGGAGCCGATCCGCTTCTGCCGCGATCTCATCGCGCGTGACGGCTCGGTGTTAGATTTTTTGTATGCTGAGTACACGTTCGTAAATCCCGTTTTAGCCCAGCATTACGGCGCTGAGCCAGAGCTTTTGAGTGATGCGAGCGAACAGTGGATACGGTGGGACGGAGCGAGGCAGCACGGTCGTGGCGGATTGTTACCGATGGCTGTGTTCCTGACGCACAATTCGTCAGGTTTACGAACGAGCCCGGTCCAACGAGGCAATTGGCTGATCAAGCGGATGCTCGGCGAAAAGGTGCCCGCACCCCCCGCAACCGTCCCCGACCTGCCGAGTGACGAATCGAAACTTGGCGATCTGACACTCCGTGAAACGCTTGCGAGGCATCGACAGGACGTGGCCTGTGCGGGCTGTCACAACCGTATCGACTCGATGGGATTGGTCTTCGAGGGCTACGGGCCGATCGGCGAAGTTCGCGACGTGGACTTGGGTGGGCGAGCGATCGATGACTCCGCCGTGTTCCCCGACGACAGCGAAGGCAGCGGTTTGGTGGGCGTATTGGCGTACATCCAGACCTCGCGGGAAGACGATTTCATCGACAATCTATGCCGTAAACTCTTGGCGTTTGGGCTCGGTCGGACACTGCAGTTATCGGACGAGTCCATCATTGCCGATATGAAACAAAAACTCGTCGACAATGATTATCGATTCAGCTCGATGATGGATGTGATCGTCACGAGCCCTGCATTTTTGAATAAGCGTATCCGCATTTCTCCAGATGAGACGGTTTCAATTCCATGA
- a CDS encoding DUF1552 domain-containing protein, producing the protein MNPAVSRRTLLRGAGVAMSLPWMESIPVWGSETNAGSEPTSSPQRFAALFMGCGINQDHWWAKGSGTEMELGKSLAPMEAIKHKMNFITGLFNENATDVGIHPGQTGNILSGASLKKGSELRGDISMDQVLANHFADQTVAPSLVLGCEQPVTGYHETNFSMAYSSHISWQNATSPVPMEVYPSLAFDSLFDNHGSRRMESILDRVQEDAASLSRRVSRSDRTKLDEYMSSVREVEKRAASMRATHAKAASRAQDRGQNMAAMKRPDDGLPEDIREHMRLMCDLVAIGFQTDKSRVATLLLNRDLSGLFYPFLDVKSTHHSASHSDRSDEYERISRYYCSQYAYLASKLDAMPEGDSTVLDHSCLLFISSMWSGNAHDSSKVPVLLTGGLSGTLETGRVLDYVGKDDDDRKLCSMYLSIMDRMGVKLDRFGDAEQQLAGL; encoded by the coding sequence ATGAACCCGGCTGTTTCGCGGCGCACGCTGCTACGTGGTGCTGGGGTGGCGATGTCGTTGCCGTGGATGGAATCGATTCCAGTTTGGGGCAGCGAGACGAACGCGGGTTCCGAGCCCACCTCGTCGCCTCAACGCTTTGCCGCCCTGTTCATGGGCTGCGGCATCAACCAGGACCATTGGTGGGCCAAGGGCAGTGGCACCGAGATGGAGTTGGGCAAGAGTCTTGCCCCGATGGAAGCGATCAAGCACAAGATGAATTTCATCACAGGCTTGTTCAATGAAAATGCCACCGACGTTGGCATCCATCCTGGCCAAACCGGCAATATTCTCTCCGGTGCCTCGCTCAAGAAAGGGTCCGAACTACGTGGTGACATCAGCATGGACCAGGTACTCGCCAATCACTTTGCTGATCAGACGGTGGCCCCCAGCCTCGTGCTCGGATGTGAGCAACCCGTGACGGGCTATCACGAAACCAATTTCTCGATGGCATACAGTTCCCACATCTCGTGGCAGAACGCGACGTCGCCGGTGCCGATGGAAGTCTACCCGTCGCTGGCTTTCGATTCGCTTTTTGATAATCACGGTAGCCGGCGAATGGAGAGCATCCTGGACCGCGTGCAGGAAGACGCCGCGTCGCTGAGCCGCCGTGTCAGTCGGTCGGATCGCACCAAGCTCGACGAATACATGAGCAGCGTCCGCGAAGTCGAAAAGCGAGCTGCATCCATGCGCGCTACCCATGCCAAAGCCGCTTCGCGAGCCCAAGATCGAGGTCAGAACATGGCCGCGATGAAGCGACCTGATGACGGGTTGCCCGAAGACATTCGGGAACACATGCGGCTGATGTGCGACCTCGTCGCGATCGGCTTCCAAACCGACAAATCGCGCGTGGCGACACTCTTGCTCAATCGCGACCTGTCCGGACTGTTCTATCCCTTCCTCGACGTCAAGAGTACGCACCACTCGGCGTCACACAGCGACCGTTCGGATGAGTACGAACGGATCTCGCGTTATTACTGTTCGCAGTACGCGTACCTGGCGAGCAAGCTCGATGCGATGCCCGAGGGTGACTCCACCGTCCTGGATCATTCGTGCCTGCTGTTCATCTCGAGCATGTGGTCGGGCAATGCGCATGACTCGAGCAAGGTGCCGGTGTTGTTAACGGGAGGTTTGTCAGGAACACTCGAAACCGGCCGCGTGCTTGATTATGTAGGCAAGGACGACGACGATCGCAAACTATGCAGCATGTACCTCTCGATCATGGATCGCATGGGCGTGAAGTTAGACCGGTTCGGCGACGCTGAGCAACAACTCGCCGGATTGTAG
- a CDS encoding tetratricopeptide repeat protein, whose translation MFTDQEKNHATSSKTQGKKKASLHPNRQNNPLSDTLRLLRQGVAYKHVGRQHRMSNDDWYRRTAWSDSDRSEFQARLKRSRGDFNKSQYVRIQAHHLAAANLPFCAVELLDQLFAEFPHDSQLAQAHLQYADCMLALDRIDDAITAYRRAFDAEQAYPNSRSQLWLDFPWLIVTRGLSDLYHEVDIYLDWGGRSTTFPVEEFRMHTILAFLADANGDSTSSRTNAEAAIAAAAKEHSGFVRHPTVGLVGAPDTTVLSRLQGLAGV comes from the coding sequence GTGTTCACCGATCAAGAAAAAAATCATGCAACTTCTTCGAAAACTCAAGGAAAGAAAAAAGCATCCCTCCACCCAAACCGCCAAAATAACCCACTTTCCGACACCTTGCGTTTATTGCGACAGGGTGTCGCCTATAAACATGTTGGTCGCCAGCACCGAATGAGCAACGACGACTGGTACCGCCGAACAGCTTGGAGCGACTCCGACCGCTCCGAGTTTCAGGCTCGACTTAAGCGCAGTCGCGGCGACTTCAACAAATCGCAATACGTGCGCATTCAGGCACACCATCTTGCCGCTGCCAACCTGCCATTTTGCGCCGTCGAATTGCTCGACCAACTCTTCGCCGAATTCCCACACGATTCGCAACTGGCGCAGGCTCATCTCCAGTATGCCGATTGCATGCTCGCCCTTGACCGAATCGACGACGCAATCACGGCCTACCGTCGTGCGTTCGACGCAGAACAGGCTTACCCAAACTCTCGTTCACAACTATGGCTCGACTTTCCGTGGCTAATCGTCACGCGCGGTCTATCCGACCTCTACCACGAGGTGGATATCTACCTCGACTGGGGCGGACGTTCTACGACGTTCCCTGTGGAAGAATTTCGTATGCACACAATCCTCGCTTTCTTGGCTGATGCGAATGGTGATTCCACATCATCTCGCACAAATGCCGAAGCGGCGATTGCGGCCGCTGCAAAGGAACATTCGGGCTTCGTTCGCCATCCAACTGTTGGTCTAGTTGGTGCTCCTGACACCACAGTGCTGAGCCGTCTTCAGGGGCTGGCTGGCGTGTAA